One window of the Paenibacillus beijingensis genome contains the following:
- a CDS encoding SpoVR family protein, translating to MTQDEIRNLERAIDEITEIAHGFGLDFYPMRYEICPADIIYTFGAYGMPTRFSHWSFGKTFHKMKMQYDLGLSKIYELVINSNPCYAFLLDGNSLIQNKLIVAHVLAHCDFFKNNVRFRNTNRDMVESMSATAERVQQYEMSYGTATVEQFIDAVLSIQEHVDPIIIKPYQLDKTRYVQLLRENNERASAPSVRHTAYDDLWALDDGTDSSNQTADANRFPPLPEKDLVWFIEEYSPNLQDWQRDIMSMLREEMLYFWPQIETKIMNEGWASYWHQRIIRELDLTSEETIEFAKLNSSVVVPSRNSLNPYYLGLKIFEDIERRWDNPGEEERTRFDYKPGKGREKLFEVRELDSDISFLRNYLTKDLVRELDLYVFEKKGPEWKITDKSWENIRDQLVFSRVNGGFPSLHVWNGDFNRVGELYLQHNYEGVELDLKYVERTLPNVVQLWGKSVHLETVVEDKKIVFSCDGKKTSRKFI from the coding sequence ATGACTCAGGATGAAATCCGCAATCTGGAGCGCGCAATAGATGAAATAACGGAAATTGCGCATGGATTCGGACTCGACTTTTACCCGATGCGGTACGAGATATGTCCGGCCGATATTATTTATACGTTCGGGGCTTACGGCATGCCGACCCGCTTCAGCCATTGGAGCTTTGGCAAAACGTTTCACAAGATGAAGATGCAATATGATCTGGGGCTCAGCAAAATTTATGAGCTGGTCATCAACTCCAACCCCTGCTACGCGTTTCTGCTCGACGGCAACTCGCTCATCCAGAATAAGTTGATCGTAGCTCACGTGCTGGCGCACTGCGACTTTTTCAAAAACAATGTCCGCTTCCGGAACACGAACCGCGATATGGTGGAGAGCATGTCGGCCACTGCCGAACGGGTGCAGCAGTATGAGATGTCTTACGGCACCGCGACGGTCGAGCAATTCATCGATGCCGTCCTGTCGATTCAGGAGCATGTCGATCCAATCATCATCAAACCTTACCAGCTCGATAAAACGCGTTATGTGCAGCTGCTCCGCGAAAATAACGAGCGCGCCTCCGCCCCTTCGGTCCGTCATACCGCTTACGACGATCTTTGGGCGCTGGACGATGGAACGGACAGCTCGAATCAAACCGCGGATGCCAACCGGTTTCCGCCGCTGCCGGAAAAAGATCTGGTCTGGTTTATCGAGGAATACTCCCCTAATCTGCAGGATTGGCAGCGGGATATTATGAGCATGCTGCGCGAGGAAATGCTGTACTTCTGGCCTCAGATCGAGACGAAAATTATGAATGAAGGCTGGGCTTCCTACTGGCATCAGCGCATTATCCGCGAGCTTGACTTGACGAGCGAGGAAACGATCGAATTCGCCAAGCTCAATTCGTCCGTCGTCGTCCCCTCCCGCAATTCGTTGAATCCGTATTATTTAGGGCTGAAAATTTTCGAAGACATTGAGAGGCGCTGGGACAATCCGGGCGAGGAGGAGCGGACACGGTTCGACTACAAGCCGGGAAAAGGGCGGGAAAAATTGTTCGAGGTGCGCGAGCTCGACTCGGATATTTCGTTTCTCCGCAATTATTTAACCAAGGATTTGGTGCGCGAGCTCGATCTGTACGTGTTTGAGAAAAAAGGTCCGGAATGGAAAATTACCGATAAGTCGTGGGAAAATATACGCGATCAGCTTGTTTTCTCGCGCGTAAACGGAGGCTTTCCGAGCCTGCATGTATGGAATGGGGATTTCAACCGGGTTGGGGAGCTTTATTTGCAGCACAATTACGAAGGGGTGGAACTCGATCTTAAATATGTGGAGCGCACCCTGCCCAATGTCGTTCAGCTGTGGGGAAAGTCGGTCCATCTGGAAACGGTTGTCGAGGACAAAAAAATCGTGTTCAGCTGCGACGGCAAAAAAACAAGCCGGAAATTTATTTGA
- a CDS encoding LLM class flavin-dependent oxidoreductase yields MKADPEEERSGMEIGVYTLADLGPDPHTGQTISARRRLKEILDAGTMAEEAGLDVFGVGEHHRLDYAVSAPPVVLSALSQVTKRIRLISATTVLNTVDPVRLFEDFATLDLLSNGRAEIIAGRGAFVESFPLFGYDVDHYDELFEENLELFLKLNADEKVTWTGRFRSPLRNADISPRPVQKAVPIWVGVGGTLESAARAGRLGTGLALAILGGNPIRFKPLVDVYRKEALQAGHALEDLKVGVGGHTYISKTTQQAKDEFYPYYSNYWGYLNRQRGMSTHMSRADFERLAGADTALFVGSSQQIIEKILHQHELFGHQRFIAQMDIGGMPFKKVAENIERLATEVAPVVRRETNKTK; encoded by the coding sequence ATGAAAGCAGATCCAGAAGAAGAACGTTCCGGTATGGAAATCGGGGTATATACATTAGCAGATTTAGGGCCTGATCCGCATACGGGGCAAACAATTAGCGCAAGACGGAGATTGAAAGAAATATTGGATGCCGGAACAATGGCTGAAGAAGCAGGGTTGGACGTTTTCGGTGTTGGTGAACATCATCGTTTGGATTACGCGGTTTCAGCCCCCCCAGTAGTATTATCTGCCCTTTCGCAAGTTACAAAGCGTATTAGACTCATAAGTGCAACGACGGTTTTAAACACGGTAGACCCTGTCAGGTTATTCGAGGATTTTGCTACGCTTGATCTATTGTCAAACGGACGGGCCGAGATCATTGCCGGGCGTGGGGCTTTTGTTGAGTCTTTCCCATTGTTCGGATATGATGTGGATCATTATGATGAATTGTTTGAAGAAAACCTGGAACTATTTCTAAAACTGAATGCGGATGAGAAAGTAACTTGGACGGGCCGTTTTCGTTCCCCATTGCGGAATGCAGATATTTCACCCCGGCCTGTCCAGAAGGCTGTTCCGATATGGGTTGGAGTTGGAGGAACGCTGGAAAGTGCAGCGCGAGCGGGTAGATTAGGCACCGGTTTAGCTTTAGCCATACTCGGGGGCAATCCAATCCGCTTCAAGCCGCTTGTGGATGTATATCGAAAGGAAGCTCTTCAAGCTGGCCATGCTCTCGAAGATTTGAAGGTTGGAGTTGGAGGACATACCTATATTTCGAAAACGACCCAACAGGCTAAAGACGAGTTCTATCCTTATTATTCGAATTATTGGGGATATCTCAATCGTCAACGTGGAATGAGTACACACATGTCAAGAGCGGATTTTGAACGCTTGGCCGGCGCGGACACCGCTTTATTCGTTGGGAGTTCGCAGCAGATCATCGAAAAAATTTTGCATCAACACGAGTTATTCGGACATCAGCGGTTTATCGCCCAAATGGACATAGGTGGTATGCCGTTTAAGAAGGTCGCGGAGAACATCGAGCGATTGGCAACGGAGGTTGCGCCGGTCGTACGTCGGGAAACGAACAAAACAAAATAA
- a CDS encoding hydrolase, which yields MNKKSKKIILSVITATIIGGAAIYQSTVNPTPVQAETQKVTIPKNFKSEFLSPENSVLLLVDHQLGLMQGVRDFRSLEEYKNNVIALAKTAKAFNIPVILSTSVDTGPNGFLMPELEELFPDAQVIRRPGVINAYEWPEFREALEKTGRKKVIIGAVTLETCVLFPTLSMLQNGYDVYPVVDASGSWSEMAAEAAMLRMTQAGAKLTSWASVVAELQADWRKPTAAAAAQIFHDHLASYGFLMDTHQNYASDRK from the coding sequence ATGAATAAGAAAAGCAAAAAAATCATCTTGTCCGTTATCACAGCTACAATAATTGGCGGTGCAGCAATTTATCAATCTACAGTGAACCCTACTCCGGTTCAAGCTGAGACTCAAAAGGTAACAATACCTAAAAACTTTAAGTCCGAATTTCTTTCTCCTGAAAACTCTGTTCTGTTACTGGTTGACCATCAACTTGGGCTGATGCAAGGAGTTAGAGATTTCCGATCTCTCGAAGAATATAAAAACAACGTGATTGCACTTGCCAAAACTGCTAAAGCCTTCAATATTCCAGTTATTCTGAGTACTAGTGTTGATACCGGACCGAACGGTTTCTTAATGCCAGAATTGGAGGAATTGTTCCCGGATGCACAGGTGATCCGTCGTCCTGGAGTAATCAATGCCTATGAATGGCCGGAATTCCGAGAAGCGCTGGAGAAGACCGGCCGCAAGAAAGTGATTATTGGCGCGGTTACACTTGAGACCTGCGTTTTGTTCCCCACTCTCTCCATGTTGCAAAACGGTTACGACGTCTATCCTGTAGTCGATGCATCCGGTAGCTGGAGTGAAATGGCTGCCGAAGCGGCTATGCTTCGTATGACGCAAGCTGGCGCAAAACTTACAAGCTGGGCTTCCGTTGTCGCTGAACTGCAGGCCGACTGGCGCAAACCAACCGCCGCAGCAGCTGCCCAGATCTTCCATGATCATTTGGCCTCCTACGGATTCCTGATGGATACTCACCAGAATTACGCATCTGATAGAAAATAA
- a CDS encoding metallophosphoesterase family protein codes for MKALLVSDIHANIFALEAIWKQEKDSDVIYCAGDLVDYGPYPKEVIQWVQEHNVICVKGNHDEKVAAFYRNQDSLWNVSDEERKWAHDNAQKLDETDVEFLENLPYSATFTLDAVGYSMQHMYKGYETIQSLHHYKEFWEHQTVEPIKSMSHKTMIFGHTHRRCIHHLGNTERWINPGSVSYRRPDDPDKTAHYMTITDGRIDMRHVKYDRSPLLQATLANKLNQWERDVALVFFG; via the coding sequence ATGAAAGCATTGCTAGTCTCGGATATTCACGCCAACATTTTCGCCCTTGAAGCGATATGGAAACAAGAGAAGGATAGCGACGTTATTTATTGCGCCGGCGATTTGGTCGACTACGGCCCTTACCCAAAGGAAGTCATCCAGTGGGTTCAAGAGCATAACGTCATATGCGTCAAGGGCAATCATGATGAGAAGGTTGCGGCGTTCTACCGGAATCAGGACAGTCTCTGGAATGTTTCGGACGAGGAGCGAAAATGGGCGCACGATAACGCACAGAAGCTGGATGAGACGGATGTTGAATTTTTGGAAAACCTGCCGTACTCGGCAACCTTCACGCTGGATGCTGTCGGCTACAGTATGCAGCATATGTACAAGGGCTATGAAACGATTCAAAGTCTTCACCACTATAAGGAATTTTGGGAGCATCAAACTGTTGAACCGATCAAAAGCATGTCACACAAAACAATGATTTTCGGTCACACTCACCGCAGATGCATACACCATCTGGGCAATACGGAACGCTGGATTAATCCTGGCAGCGTATCGTACCGGCGCCCGGATGACCCAGACAAGACCGCGCACTATATGACGATTACCGACGGCCGAATTGACATGAGACACGTGAAATATGACCGGTCTCCCTTGCTGCAAGCAACGTTAGCGAACAAGCTGAATCAGTGGGAACGTGATGTGGCACTGGTCTTTTTTGGATAG